DNA from Acidobacteriota bacterium:
TAGCTTGTCGTTCTGGTGGCTGAGCTGATGCACCGTACCACCAGCGAGGCGGTAGACCTCATCTGCTTTTTCCGGATAGCCAATGATCGCCGCCTCGCAACCGGCTTTCTCGGTAAAGTCCGACACGACGATGGGCGGATTCAGTAGCTTGGTTTCGCTGCCATCGGCCAGCGCGAACCTGGCCGGGTAGCTGGAGCGGTCATCGGTGACCGTCACCTCGATGGATTGGCCGTCGGCCGTGAAATGCGGATTGTTGACGTCGCGGTCGAAACTGGGCGCCACCAGCCGCGGCGCGCCCGACCCATCCGCAGCGATCACTGCCAGCCGCGGCATGGCGTACATGTTCACCCTCGGCGCGGTGGATTTCAGAAACGCGATCGTGTGGCCGTCCGGCGACCAGGCCGGCTGGCCGGTGGCGTAGTAGTCCTCCTGCGTCAACTGCTTGGCCACCGCGCCCGGGCGCACATCCATGACGTAGAGCTGGCCGGTGTAATCGCGGTCGGGATGGGCATCATGGTTGCTGAAAAAGGCGATCCGGCGGCTGTCCGGCGACCACGCCGGGTGGCTCTGGTCGTAACGCGGGTCGGTCAGCAGCGAGAGCTTTTTCGTGGCCAGATCAAAAATGTAGATATGCGTCTTGCGGCCGGTCAAATACCCGACGGTGTCCGCCTCGAACAAGTAATGCTGGATCACCACCGGTGAGGGCGGCTGCGCCTGATCGTGATGCGAGAGCTTGTACAGCGTGGCTGCAGAAGGGTCTTCAATCTCCAGCGCCAGCTTGCGGCTGTCCGGTGACCAGACGAAGCTGTGCAGCGAACCCAGCGTCGCGGTCAACTGCACCGCTTCCCCGCCCCGCCGGTTCAACAGCCACACCTGATTGCCTTTGGCCGGCCCGGAGCGGGAAGAGGTAAAGGCCAGGTACTGACCGTCGGGCGACCACAGCGGCGAAGACTCGGAGCCGTCGGCGGAGTTCGTCAGTTGCACGTTCTCACTGCCATCGTATTTGGCCATCCAGATATGTGACTGGTGCTTGTCTTTCTTGACATTAATGCTGCTGACTACATACGCGACCCACTGACCATCCGGCGAACATTGGGGATCGCGGACGGAGCGCACCGCGTTCAGGTCGTTGATCCGCAGCGGACGGCGCGCCGCCGGTGCGCTTTGCGCGCCGGCCAGCGTGGCCGCGGTCAACAGTCCAGTGAGAAGCGCGAGGGTGGGTTTGTACCTTTTGTCCATGGCCGTGAGTATAATCCAAGCTGCCCCCCGGGGCGAGGACCTCTTGTGGAACCGCTCACCATCATCCGCATCGTCCACGCCAGCGTACTCATTCAGTTCGGAGCTTGCAGTGTGCTTACCGATCCCTGGTTCGCCGAGCGCCCCGGGCACCACCATGGCGAGCCCCTGGGCCTGCGCCTGGCCGATCTGCCCCAGCTATCTGCCGTAGTCTGCAGTCACAATCATTTCCACCATTTTGATATGCAGAGTTTCGCCCAATACCGTGACCGGGGCGTACCCATGATCGTGAACCGGGGCATGGAGAAGCCGGCGCGTCGGGCTGGCTTCAGCAATATTTTTCCGCTGGAACCCTGGCGCTCGGTGACCCTGGGACCACTGCGCGTCAGCGCCACCCCCTCCCGCCACGGCGTCCCCGATAACACCTACGTCCTCCACTGCGGCGGACGGCGCGTCTTTTTCGCGGCCGACTCCCTGGGCGTGGCCGAAGCCCGCAACCTGACCGAACGCTACTCCCACCCCGATGTGGCCCTGCTGCCCATCCAGGGCCTGCGCCTGCCCTTCTGGTTCAACCACCAACTGGTGATGAACCCCCAGCAGGCGGCGGCGATTGCCGGCCTCCTCCAGCCCCGCTTTGCCGTGCCCACACATTACCGGCTCTCCTACAGCGGCTTTCGCGACCGTTTTCTTTTCCAGACCAGGGGCAGTCTCCAGGCCTTTGCCGCCGCCATGGCCGCCGCGGCGCCGCAGACGCAAGTGCGCGTGCTGGCGCCCGGCGAGCCTCTGGTCATTGATTAATCGCCTATGGCCACCAGCGCTCTCCTCCCCGCCAATCCCTTGCCGCCGGCGCGCCGCAGTTTCCGCTGGGCTTCTCTGGGTCCGTTTCTGATCCTCGCCGCAACCGCCTCGCTTCTCCACGCCAACTGGCTGCTTATTCCCGCACGCTTTCCGGTGCACTGGGATCTGCAGGGCCAGGTCAACGGCTGGGCTACCCGCAACTTCTGGGGCGTGTACGGCATGCTGCTGCTCGCCGCACTTTTTTGTGCTTTGGATCTCTTCCTCGGCTGGGCAACCCTGCACTGGGCCGGACACCCCCGCGGCGCCGCCAGCCCCGCCCGCCGGCGCAATGCCGCGTGGGCGCTGCTGGCCTGTTCCTACCTCCTCGCCCTGGCTTTCAGCTTCGTGGCCCTGCTGCCCTTGCGCGGCGCCAGCCTCTCCGCCGCCAACGCCCTCGTCATCGTGCCCACCGTGTTGATTCCCTGCGCCGCGGCCATCGCCGTCCTGGTGGCCTGGCAATCACACCCCGCCGGCGCCCACCCACGCAGCTCGCCCCCACCCGAGCCTCACCACCAAGCCCACTGGGTCGCCGGCGTGGTTTACTACAACCCCGACGACCCGTCGATTCTCGTCCCCAAGCAGTTTGGCTTCGGCTACACCCTGAACTTTGCCCATCCGCTGTCCTGGTGGCTACTGGGCGCGACGGGCGCTGCCATTACCGTGGCGATGCTCCTCTCCTCGCCGCATTAGTGCGCAATCCCGCCAGCATTGCCTCAATAGCTGATGGCTGACGGCTGACCGCTGATCGCTTCTTTCGCGTGTTACTATCCCGAAATGGAAACTTGGTTTCGCCGCAGCGGTACTGTCGCTGCCGTCATTTTTCTATTCTTTGCCTCAGCCTTCGCCCAGGCGCCCGACTATGCCCATATCGCCAAACAGGCGGTCACCAACCTCGCCTCGGCGAACTATGACGCCGTCGAGCAGGCAATGAAGCCGGAAATGGCGCAGGAAGTTCCCGGGCAAATCCTGCAGTTGGTCTGGATGCACGTGGTCCGGCGCTTCGGCGCCTTCCAGCAGATCACCGGCGTCACCAGCAAGCCCGTGAAGGAGCAGCAGTTGGTCGAAGTCGCCTGCCAGTTCGCCCACGGCCCCGTCACCGTCGAGTGGATCATCAACGCTCAGGGCCAGATCACCGGTCTGCACTTTCAATAACTGGCCAGCGGCCGAATCAAACGGCGGCAGCTTGGAGGAGCCCTGAGCGCCAGCGGGCGGACCCTGCCGGCAATCGAAGCCCGCACTCCAAGCGACCCACGGGAGCGACCAGGGCAAAAAGTGGCGAGCCACCCACCCAACTCGGGTACAACCGGTCGCCAGGACCAGTAGCAAAAGGAATGGCGGAGGGAGAGGGATTCGAACCCCCGGTACCGTTTCCGGTACAGCGGTTTTCAAGACCGCCGGTTTCAACCGCTCACCCATCCCTCCGCACGCGCCGGTCGCGGCAGCTTGGAGGAGCCCGGAGCGCCAGCGGGCGGACCCTGCCGGCAATCGAAGCCCGCACTCCAAGCGACCAACGGGAGCGACCAGGGCAAAAAGTGGCGAGCCACCCGCCCTTAACTAATTTTAAGGCCTCCCGGCCCCGCGTAGGCCGACTTCCTGCTTTGCCAACCGCCATTAGCAATAACCGCCGATTCTCCGCGTGTTACCGGATGGGCGGTTACAGAAATGTCATTGACAACAACCTCCAGTCGGACTACACTCGCGCCCAGTAGACCTATCGCAGCGTGAAGTAAACGCTTATGTGAAAGGGGAATCTAAACAACAATGAGTTGTCGCCACTTCGCTCGCTTTTCCATGCGCCTGATGAGTGTGGCTTGCCTGCTGCTGTTCGCAACCGGCATGCTGATGGCGCAAACCACGTCTACCGGAGCCATCACCGGAACCGTCACTGATCCCAGCGGCGCCGCGGTGCCCAACGCCACGGTGCTGTTAACGCAGCAAGCTACGGGGTCCGTCACCCCCGCCGCCACCACCAGCACCGGAAAGTTCACCTTCACCGCCCTCCCGCCCGGCACTTATCAGCTCTCCGCCGTTGCCAAGGGCTTTTCCACCTCCAAGCAAAATGTCGTCGTGCGCGTGAACCAGATGACGAACGCGCCCTTCAAGCTCCAGATTGGCTCGGCCACGCAGACGGTCGAGGTCAGTTCTTCCGCCGGCACCGTCCAGGTCGATACCACCACCGCCGTGGTGGGCGGCACCATTACCGCCGAGCAGATCAAGAACCTGCCCAACATCGGCCGCAACTTCCTCGCCCTGGCGCAACTGCAGCCCGGCGTGCAGATGATTGATGGCGGCAACTTCGATCCCACCAAGAACGGCTTCGCCGGATTGTCCGTGCAGGGCGCCGAAGGCCGCACCACGGAAATCAATGTCAATGGCGCCGACATTACCGATCAGACCGTCGGCACGACCACCCTCAATCTCGCCTCCAGTTCGGTTCATGGGTTTCAGGTGAGCCAGTCCTCGGGCGACACCTCTTCGGACATCGGCAACACCGGCCAGGTCAACATCACCACCAATCACGGCAGCAACGACTGGCACGGCGAAGCCTTTGCCAATTACCGCAGTGCACGCTTCGCCGCCAACCCGACGCTGACCACCGTCAAGCCGCCGTTCAAGCAGAACCAGGATGGCCTCTCCCTGGGCGGTCCGCTCGTCAAGAACAAATTGTTCTTCTATGTCAACGGCGAACGCTATGACCGCAATGCCTACTCGTCGGTGGAAATGCCGGACTTCCCGCAGTACAACGGTTTCTTTTTAACCCCCGCGTTTGAAAAGGACGCCGACGCCCGCGTGGACTGGACCATCACGCCCAACTTCAAGATGTTCTACTACTTCGCGCACGGCAGCAATCGCGTCGTGCCTCCATCGGTGATTGGCGGCACCAGCCTGCAGCCCTTCACCAACGAGGACGTCTCTAACTTGCACGACATTTCGGCTACCTATACCCATGGCCGCTTCACCCACACTTTCCATTACGACCACCTGCTGTTCGTCAACCACATTTACAGCAACCCGGTCGCCGGCGCGCCCAATATTCCGATCAACATTGCCTTCCAGGATACGGGCGAGTCGTTCGGGCCGAATCTGCTTTCCCCGCAGAGCACCATGCAGTTTGACGATGAGGCTAAGTACGACGGCAGCTTCTACTTCGGCAATCACACCGTGCGCTACGGCGTGGAGTACAACCACATCGCCAACGACGTCTATGCGGCCTTTTTCGCTTCTGGGCCGCAGGTCGGCCCCTCGGTGAGCAACGGTCCGGTCAACGGCGGCTCCGCCAGCGACATCACCGCTTATGCGCCGGAGTTCGTCGTTTTCGCCAATGGACAGGGCTATTTTTCCAACCTGGCGGTTCATGGCCAGCCCTATGGCGGCGTCTTCAACCAGCGCAAATCGTTCTATATTGCCGACACCTGGCGGGCGAAGTCGAACCTGACCATCAACTACGGCATCCATTTCGAGCGCGATCCCGGCGAAGTGAACACCGATCTGGTACACCCCTCGGTGGTCGGCAACGCCTTCCCCACCCTGGCTCACGCCGCCAACATTCCCAACAACTTCTCCCCCACCGTGGGCATCGCCTGGGACCCGAGCGGTAAGGGGAGCTGGGTCATCCGCGCCGGTGCGGGCATGTACTATCAGAACAACATCTGGAACAACGTCATGTTCGAGCGCTCCAACTACATCAGCGCCGCAGTCGCCCCAGCCTTCCCCTTCACCAACGGCAATAAGGTGCTCGACGCCTTTGGGAATTGCGTCTTCTTGTGTAACGGTGGCAGCGCGTTGACTACCCAGTCGATTGCCCAGCTCACGCCAACCTTGCTGCAGGTGCAGACGCAGTTGTCCGCCAGCGCGGCGGCATTCGCGCGGAGCAGCGCCGCGGCAACACCGACCATCCTGGGCGTGCCCGGGCAGAGCGCCCCTGGCTCGAACATCGGCGGCAATCCCCTGTTTGACAGCACCTACCGCTCGCCCTATGCAATGCAATTCAACTTTGGTGTGCAGCATCAGCTAATGCCCGGCGCCGTGCTGTCCGCGAACTTCGTCGAAAACAAAGGCTTTGACCTGCTGTTGCAGCAGGATCTGAACGACGTGGGCGCGGCGCGCTACCTGAATCAGGCGGCGGCGATCACGGCCATCAACGCGGCGGCCTCGGATCTCGGCACCGCCCAGGGGGCTACCCCTCAGGATACGGTGCAGAACATGCTCAACGCCGCGGCCAAGGGACAGACCTATGTCCCATGCGGAAGCTGTGCGGCCACACCGATCACCAACCCGATCATCCAAAGCGAGTTGCTGGGCAACAGCAGCGGCGTTTCGCTCGGCTCGGGCACCAACACCGCCATCGGTTCGCCCAGCTTTGCCTTCGGCGGACGCAATCCCAACTTTGGGAATATGACCACCTACCGCAATGGCGCGGTCTCCGAGTACCGCGCGCTGCAAATGGAACTACGGCTGGAGAATTTCGCCGGCTTCGGTGCCATGCACATCAGCAGCCTGACCGTGAGCTACGCCCTGGGACGGCTGGACGCCAATCAGTTCTCTGGCTCCTTCGGCGGCGGCGCGGGTAATAATGACAATCCCCGCTTTTACTACGGTCCGGAAGGGTATGATCGCACCTCGCAACTGAGCGTCGGCGGCGTCTTCAACCTGCCGTGGGGCGTGCGTTTCGCTACGGTAAATCACTTTGATACCGGCTTCCCGGTTACGCCGCGCTTGGGCGATACCGGCTCCGGACCAGGGAAGATCTTCCAGACTGACTTCTACGGCAGCGGCTCCACCGGCAACATCCTGCCGGGCAGCAACCTGGGCGCCTTCAACCGCACCCTCGGTTCGCCGCAAGCTCTGCAGGCGGCGATTACCAACTACAACGCCTCCGAGGCGTTGACGGACACTCCGGCAGGCGAGGCCCTCCTCTCCGCCGGCCTGATGAACCAGTCGCAACTCTCCGCGCTGGATCTGGTCAAGCCCTACATCAACGTACAGGTCAATCCCCAGCAGATCATGCCGGATGCCTTCATGGATACCGACCTGACCTTGGCCAAGGACATCAAAATGGGCGACCGCTTCACGCTGACGCCGGAAATTGATGTCTTCAACCTGTTCAATGTCGGCAACTATGATCCTCCGGGCAACGTCATGGGCGGCTCGCTGGGCGTGGGTTACAGCCCCGCCACGGCCGGGAACTACGGCAGCCCCGATTCGCTCACCAACACCACCCGGCTCGGCCAGTTCAACAAGTACGGCCTGAACACGGGTACGTTTGCCTCCGGCATTCCCCGCGCCTTCCAGGGCCGCATCAGCTTCGTCTTCTAACCTGCGCCGCAGTCCATAGCGCGACGGGGCGTGCCTTCCGCACGCCCCGTTTTTATTGAATCCGGGCAATCGCCAAGCCGAGGTCGGTCGCCACCTCCTGTAGGCGCCGACCAACCGTCCACAGGAGAGCAGTGCTTTAACCGGCGCGCGGCCTCACGTTGAACTATCAGCGTCAGCGATCCGCGCAGCAGGCGCGACGTTTCCTGAATGCCCTTCTAGTGGCGAGCTTTGGCTACGAGCTCGTCGGGAAGAGTAACGGTGGTCCTCACGCGTCAACTATAGCGCCGGTCGATCGCCTATTTGAGCTCTGCCAGGGTAACCCCGGTGCCGCCTTGGTTCTGCGGCGGGTGTGCGAAGCGGGCCACCTGCGGATGCGCGCGCAGCGCGTCGGCGACCAGCTTGCGCAACACGCCGAACCCGGCGCCGTGTACGATGCGTACCTGCTCAGCGCCCGCCAGCAGCGCCGCGTCCAAAAATTTGTCCAGGCGCGCTTCCGCCTCATCCGCGCGCAGGCCAATGAGGTTCAGCTCCAGCGTCGCCGGCGTCAACCGGTCCGGATCCGCAGCGCTGGCCGCCGCGGGCCGCGCCGGCGGTGACACGGCCTCGATCTCGGCGGCTCCAACTTGCATCCGCACCGCGCCGGCAGCCACTTCGTAGCCCCCATCGGCGAGCCGCCGCAGGACGCGGGCCAGCGCCCGCGAGCCACGCAACCGCACCGGATCGCCGGGATGCACCTCCGGCCGTGAAGACGCCGCCGCCGATTCCTCCCCCAGCGCCGCCGCCGATTCAGCCTGCCAGGCTTCGGCAGCTTCGCGGCGCTGGCGCGAGCGCGCCGCCGCCAGCTTGCGCTGCTGCGCGGCGGTGAGCGAGGCCTTGAGCTCCTCCAGCTCGTGCTGCCAGCGCCGGTCGCCCGCCTCGGCAAACGCCGCAAACCGCCGCTCCATCTCTGCCCGCAGGCTCGCCATTTGCTTCTGCTGCCAGGTGCGGTCATGCGCCGCCAGCGCCTGCTCCCGCGCCCCGACCGCGCGCTCCCGCGCCTCCAGACCGCGGAGCTGTTCTTCGGCTGCTGCCAGGTTTTCCTGCAGCTTCTGCAGATACTCCGCCGCCTCCACCTGCTCGCGCGACAGCCGCCCGCGGGCGCCGGCGATAATCGCGGCCGGCAGCCCCAGGCGCTCCGCCATGTCCAGCCCGGCCGACACCCCGGGCACGCCCATGCGAAATTGATAGCTGGGCGCGAGCGTCACCGGATCGACCGCAACCGAACCGTTGGCCACCGCGCCCGGCTGCTGGCTGGCCCAGGCTTTCAGACTGTCATGGTGCGTCGAAATCAGCGTCCAGCAGCCGCGCTCCCGCAGCCATGCGCCAATTTCAATGGCCAGCGCCGCGCCTTCCGCCGCATTCGTGGCCGTGCCCAATTCGTCGAGCAGCACCAGGCTGGCGGGCGTCACCGCCTCCAAAATCCCGCGAATGTGTACCAGGTGGCTGGAGAATGTGCTCAGGTTTTGTTGAATCGACTGCACGTCGCCAATATCGGCCCAGAGAGCATCAAACACCGGCAACTCCGCGCCGCCGGCGCACACCGGCAAACCGCATTGCGCCATCCAGGCCGCGACCACCACCGTCTTGAGGACCACCGTCTTGCCGCCGGTATTAGGGCCGCTGACGATGAGCATGCGTTCCGGCGCCAGCCGCAGCGTGAGCGGGACGACGGCGCGATCCGCCTGCCCCCGCAACGTGGCCACCAGCAGCGGATGCCGCGCCTGCCGCAGCTCCAGCGCCTCGCCGAACTCCGCCCTGGTGGCGGCGTAGTCCTCCGCAAACCGCGCCTTGGCCGCTTCCAGCTCGAGGGCGCCGCAAACGCCGGCCGCGCTCGCGATCTGCGGCGCGGCAGCGGCGACTTGCCGGCTCAGCTCGCGCAGAATGCGCCGCTGCTCGGCTTGTTCGGCTTCCCGCAGCCGGATGGCTTCATTGTTGAGCTCGATGGTTTCGAGCGGCTCGACGAACACCGTCTGCCCGCTGGAACTGGCGCCGTGTACCACCCCCGGGGCGCGGCGGCGCGCCTCCGCCCGCACCGGCAGCACGAAGCGCTCGTTGCGCACCGTGATCAGTGTGTCCTGCAGGGCCCCATCGCCGCCGCTGCCCAGCTTCTGCATTTCCCGCCCCAGGGCGCTTTCAATCAACTGCCGCTGCCGCCCAAGCTGCCGGCGCAACCGGGCAAGTTCAGGCGAAGCCTCGTCGCTCACTTCGCCGCTCGGCAACAGCGCCCGCCGCAACCCTTGCGCGAGCGCGTCCAGCCGCGGCAACCCTTCCGCCAATTCGGCCAGCAACGGCCAGCTTTCGCGTGGATCCTGCCCGGCGGCGTCGAGAAGGTTGGCCCGCAGCGACCCCGTTTGTTCGGCGAATGCCGCGATCTGGACCAGCGCGGGACCGTCAAGTGTGCCCGCCGCCGCGTCTTCGAGCAACGGACGCGGATCCCCCAGCGCCGCAAACGGAAACGCCCCACGCTCCCGCCGCCAAACCGCAGCTTCGCTCCAGCGCCGCTGCAGCCGCTCCAGTTCCTCTCGGTCGCGATAAAAACGCAGCGCCGCCAGCGCTTCCCCGCCCAGCGGCGTCGCCAGATACGCCGCCAGCAGCGCCAGCACCGCCTCCGCGTCGGGCGGGGCGGCGCCAGGCGCCAGCGCGCGATCGGAGGCGGTCATTTCTTCTTGCGCGACCGCGCCTTGGGCGGCGCGGCGGGCGTCGGTTCGGTCGCCAGGATGCCCGCCAGCACCTGATCAAAGGCCGTCAGTTTCGGCTTGCTGCTGCGCGCCGGCGCCGTGCCGCCGCGCCAGGGATGCTGAAACCCACAGGTGCGGCAGGTCGTGGTCGCCACCGCATCCCCCACCAGCGCCGCCACCGTGTGATTGGTCAGGCGGTGACAATGGCTGCAGTAGTCGTCCACCTCATCGCCCACACGCTGGCCCATAACCCCTTCCTCCTGTATAATCGTAGTTTATTCGCGAGAGGACTTCATCTATGGCACGCGTCTGTGATTTGTGCGGCAAAGGACCGCAGTTCGGCAACCGCATTAGCCACGCCCACAACGTGACCAAGCGGCGCTGGAACGTCAATCTCCAACTCAGCCGCGTCCAGCGCCCCGAGGGCGGCACCGTCAAGCTCCGCCTCTGTACCGACTGCATCAAGTCCGGCAAGGCCGCCAAGCCGCTTAGGCGGCAGACGAAGCCGGCCGCCTAAGCGCCCTGCGTAGCCTTGGCGAAGCAGGGCACAGGATCAGTCACTTCGAACTATCCCGCCAGCGCAATCACATCGATTTCCACGCGCGCGCCTTTGGGCAGATCCTTGACCGCAACCGTGGACCGCGCCGGTGGATTCTGCGGAAACGCCTTGGCGTAGATCTCATTCATCGCCGCAAAGTCGCCCATCTCCGCGAGGAACACGCTCGACTTCACCACGCCCGCCAGGCTGCTCCCCGCGGCCTCCAGCACGGCTTTCAGGTTCTGCAGCACCCGCTCCGTCTGCTGGCGCACATCGCCCTCCAGCAGCTTGCCGCTGGCCGGGTCGAGTGCAATTTGACCGGAGCAAAAAACGAATCCACCTGCGCGCACGGCCTGCACGTAAGGACCGATGGCAGCGGGAGCGTTAGGAGTGGCAACGGTGGAGCGGGTTTCCAGAGCAGGCATGAGAACAGTGTACCGTACGCGGCAACTTGGAGACGCCCCGATCGCCTGCGGGCGTCCGTTGCCGGGAGCGACGCTCGGCCACAGCCCGACCACCGGGAGGGCGGCTCCAACAAAAGGTGGCCGTGCCACTTTCAACCCTCCGTTTTCAGTTTTCCGCGCCCGCGCACCCGCTCCACCGCATAAACCCCCGGCACCCGCTTCAGCCCCTGCAGAATCTGTTCCAGCACCCCGGCGTCCCGCACATCGACCGATAGATCCACCACCGCCCGCCCCTCGCCGGTCTTCGCCCCCGCATTGCGGATATTCGCGCCCTGTTCGGATATCACATTCGTTATGGCGTTCAGCATGCCGGCATTGTCGTCGGTGTGGAGCTGCAGCTTGACCTCGCTGGGCTCGGCCGCGTCCGGCGCCCAGGCCACCTCGATGCGCCGGTCGGCCTCGTACATAAGGTTGCGCACGTTGGTGCAACTGGCGCAGTGCACGCCCACGCCGCGCCCGCGCGTGATGTAGCCCACGATTGGCTCCCCATGCACCGGCGAACAGCAGGCGGCCCGATACACCAGCAAGTCACTGAAGCCGCGCACCAGAATTGGGCTGCCAGGCCGCGCCCGGGGCGTGCGCCGCGGCGTCTGCAAGCGCCGCGCCTGTTCCGGCGTGCGCTCGGCCACTGGCACCAGCTTCATCAGCACCTGACGCGCCGAAATCTTGCCATACCCGAGCGCCGCGTACACCTCCGCGGGTTTGGACAGGTTCAACTCCGTCCCCGCCCGTTCCAGTGCCGCCTCGGTCAGGCTCTTCACGCTGACATCGAACCGCCGGGCTTCGCGTTCCAGCGCGCGCCGGCCAATTTCGGTGGCGCGCTGCCGCTCGTGAATGTTGAACCAGTGCTTGATCTTCTGCCGTGCCCGTGAAGTGCGTACGTAGCCCAGCCACGTCCGGCTGGGGGTGTGCCGCGGCTGCGTCAGCACCTCCACAATGTCGCCCGTCCGCAGCCGGTAGCGCAGCGGTACGATACGGCCGTTCACGCGCGCGCCGCTGGCGCGATGGCCGACTTCGGTGTGGACCGCATAGGCAAAATCCACGACGCAGGCGCCGCGCCCCAGCGTCAGAATCTGGCCCTTGGGCGTGAAGGCATAAATCTCCTCCGGCGCCAGATCAACCTTGAGCATCGCCAGAAACTCAGCCGGATCCGCAATGTCGCGCTGCCATTCCACCAGCCGGCGCAGCCAGCGCAGCCGTTCATCGTCGGCCGCCGGCGTGGCGCCGGCGGCGCCGTCCTTGTACTTCCAGTGCGCAGCAATCCCCTCTTCCGCCATCCGGTGCATTTCTTCGGTCCGAATCTGCACTTCAAACGGCTGCCCGCTGGCGTCAATCACCGACGTATGCAGGCTGCGGTACATGTTGGCGCGCGGGGTGGCGATGAAGTCCTTGATGCGCCCCGGCACCGGCGTCCAGGCGCTGTGGATCACCCCCAGCACCGCATAGCAGTTGCGTACCGAATCGGTGATGATGCGCAGCGCCAGCAGATCGTAAACCTGATCCACCGCAATCCGCTGCCGCTCCAGCTTCTGATGAACGCTGTAGTTGCGCTTGATGCGCCCCTCGACGCGCGCCGGAATGTCATGCTCACCCAGCGCCGCCAGTACCCGCTGCTCCACCCCGCGCAGGAACTCCTCCCCGCCCGCGCGCCGGCTCTCCACCGCCGCCTGCACCCGTGCGTAGGCCTCCGGCTCCAGATAACTGAACGCCAGGTCCTCCAGCTCGCCCCGCATCTTCCCCATCCCCAGCCGGTGCGCCAGCGGCGCGTAGATGTCCATGGTCTCGCGCGCAATCGCCTGCTGCCGCTCCGGCGCCAGCGGCTGCAGCGTGCGCATGTTATGCAGCCGGTCCGCCAGCTTGATGAGGATGACCCGGATGTCGTCCACCATCGCCAGCAGCATCTTGCGCATGTTCTCCGCTTGCCGCGCGTCATTGCGGAACGGCCCCTGAAACTCCAGCCGGTCGATCTTGGTAACGCCCTCGACCAAATGCGCCACCGTAGTCCCAAACTCGTGCGCCAATTGTTCCGTGGTAGCCGGTGTGTCTTCCACCGCGTCGTGCAGCAACCCTGCCGCCACGCAGGTGCTGTCCATTTCCATTTCGGCCAGCACCGAAGCCACCGCCAGCGGATGCAGAATAAACGCCTCGCCCGACCGCCGCTGCTGATTGCGGTGCAACCGTGCGGCATACGCGAACGCCCGCTGCAACAGCCCAAGGTCATCCAGCGGCCGGTTGGCCTCCATCCGCGCCAGCAACACCTCGAACTCCGCCCGCGCGCGCGGACCCACCGCCGGCGCCGCCTGCGTTTTCGTGGCCACGAATCTAAGTTATCAGTTTTCAGTAATCAGTTCTCAGTTCACTCCGGAACCGCCGCGGGCCCGGCGTCCGAACTGAAAACTGATAACTGAGAACTGAGAACTGAAGACTACACCCGCGTCGA
Protein-coding regions in this window:
- a CDS encoding bifunctional (p)ppGpp synthetase/guanosine-3',5'-bis(diphosphate) 3'-pyrophosphohydrolase: MEANRPLDDLGLLQRAFAYAARLHRNQQRRSGEAFILHPLAVASVLAEMEMDSTCVAAGLLHDAVEDTPATTEQLAHEFGTTVAHLVEGVTKIDRLEFQGPFRNDARQAENMRKMLLAMVDDIRVILIKLADRLHNMRTLQPLAPERQQAIARETMDIYAPLAHRLGMGKMRGELEDLAFSYLEPEAYARVQAAVESRRAGGEEFLRGVEQRVLAALGEHDIPARVEGRIKRNYSVHQKLERQRIAVDQVYDLLALRIITDSVRNCYAVLGVIHSAWTPVPGRIKDFIATPRANMYRSLHTSVIDASGQPFEVQIRTEEMHRMAEEGIAAHWKYKDGAAGATPAADDERLRWLRRLVEWQRDIADPAEFLAMLKVDLAPEEIYAFTPKGQILTLGRGACVVDFAYAVHTEVGHRASGARVNGRIVPLRYRLRTGDIVEVLTQPRHTPSRTWLGYVRTSRARQKIKHWFNIHERQRATEIGRRALEREARRFDVSVKSLTEAALERAGTELNLSKPAEVYAALGYGKISARQVLMKLVPVAERTPEQARRLQTPRRTPRARPGSPILVRGFSDLLVYRAACCSPVHGEPIVGYITRGRGVGVHCASCTNVRNLMYEADRRIEVAWAPDAAEPSEVKLQLHTDDNAGMLNAITNVISEQGANIRNAGAKTGEGRAVVDLSVDVRDAGVLEQILQGLKRVPGVYAVERVRGRGKLKTEG